From Gemmatimonadaceae bacterium, a single genomic window includes:
- a CDS encoding chemotaxis protein CheB, which produces MAYEIVVVGTSWGGLIALKELVRGLPATFALPVVIVQHRHRQSDNLLSTLLQDSTPLPVCEIEDKAPIVGGHVHVAPADYHLLIEDGYFSLSTDEPVRYSRPSIDVTFESVADAYGARSVGVVLTGANADGARGLKRIQDRGGLTFVQLPQTAESPMMPASAAESVPEARQLTISEIAHALSALPAAEHTARS; this is translated from the coding sequence GTGGCCTACGAAATCGTGGTGGTCGGGACGTCGTGGGGCGGCCTCATCGCGCTCAAGGAGTTGGTTCGCGGTCTTCCGGCGACGTTCGCGTTGCCTGTCGTCATCGTGCAGCATCGCCATCGACAGTCGGATAATCTGTTGAGCACTCTGCTACAGGACAGCACGCCGCTGCCGGTGTGTGAGATCGAAGACAAGGCGCCGATCGTCGGCGGGCACGTGCACGTCGCTCCGGCCGACTATCACCTGCTGATCGAGGACGGATATTTCTCGCTGAGCACCGACGAACCGGTCCGCTACAGCCGGCCGTCGATCGACGTCACATTCGAGAGCGTGGCCGATGCGTACGGCGCGCGGAGCGTCGGCGTCGTACTCACGGGCGCGAATGCCGACGGAGCGCGCGGCCTCAAGCGCATTCAAGACCGCGGCGGCTTGACGTTCGTGCAACTGCCGCAGACGGCCGAAAGCCCGATGATGCCGGCGTCCGCCGCGGAGTCGGTGCCCGAGGCACGGCAACTGACGATCAGCGAGATCGCACACGCGCTGTCCGCGTTGCCGGCCGCCGAACACACGGCGCGCTCATGA
- a CDS encoding ABC transporter permease, which translates to MPMISDRVRVAARTLRRQAGFSTVVVLSLALAIALNTTMYGVLDALVHPRVDVRDPESLFAVRMFGDYHLRVSNAQRDSLVLSGTHAVEQVAWFDAVSSYRSTQLVAGGRYADASVGPVSVEYFRLLAPRVLRGRVFLQSDVDAGTKPMVLGEQLADQLFPPGVDPVGTVIKSGDSTYTVIGVLSRYSRFQADDYAGAWVLGKSKPAEMYSRIMRVKHGTSFSQLQHELDVVAERIAALAGEEPRDVAFRIHLPNKKEVAIRTLHYALMAAVIAVLLVACANVANMQLARGIARSRELALRTALGATRGRIIAHLLIESLMLAGIGLGLGLALTFAGNALLRASIPPSVGEYIVEPRMSWRVLLFAIGATMACILIVGVLPAIKVSHVDPNELLKSGAGTGATRRHRRGYGFLVVAELALTLGLLSGATVMVRGAIHSASAWLGYDPMRLATGYFIRRPARKEYILQSEWLSSVAQRMRALPGIVNAAADMSGSYAGGGALLADSSGVRELIVAGYSYHVVSPSYFRTMGLPIIAGRDFRDGERDQPAIVIDEYTARKLWPNANPVGALMKLGNARSQRPFVRIVGVVGENDEHGKPQLVDLSDFGATIGYVYYLPGPADTLAMGPYGVAASVTLRTSRNPATVLQEMRTAGVTRALTMDDAMGLSRGRESRGFLAKLFTLFAALGLGLAAFGVYGVVAHSVAERRREIGVRIALGATARDVLHAVLRESVIIALLGVALGLLFTKYGVMLVAQFSANEDIFNAPLFAGVALFLASAAAASALVPAMRATRVDPTESLRSE; encoded by the coding sequence ATGCCGATGATCAGCGATCGCGTTCGCGTTGCGGCTCGCACGCTTCGTAGGCAAGCGGGATTCTCGACGGTCGTCGTGCTCTCGCTTGCGCTCGCGATCGCGCTCAACACGACCATGTACGGCGTGCTCGACGCCCTCGTGCATCCGCGCGTCGACGTCCGCGATCCGGAGTCATTGTTCGCGGTCAGGATGTTCGGCGATTATCATTTGCGCGTCAGCAACGCGCAGCGCGACTCCCTGGTGCTCTCGGGGACGCACGCGGTGGAGCAGGTAGCGTGGTTCGACGCGGTCTCGTCGTATCGCAGCACTCAGCTGGTCGCCGGCGGCCGATACGCCGACGCGTCCGTCGGGCCGGTGAGTGTCGAATACTTTCGCCTGCTCGCTCCTCGCGTTCTTCGGGGAAGAGTCTTTCTCCAGAGCGACGTCGACGCGGGCACGAAGCCGATGGTACTCGGCGAGCAGCTCGCCGACCAACTGTTTCCGCCCGGAGTCGATCCGGTCGGCACGGTAATCAAGAGCGGCGACAGCACGTACACCGTGATTGGTGTGCTCTCGCGATACTCGCGCTTTCAGGCCGATGACTACGCCGGAGCGTGGGTGCTCGGCAAGAGCAAGCCGGCCGAGATGTACTCGCGCATCATGCGCGTCAAGCATGGAACGTCGTTCTCGCAGCTACAGCATGAGCTCGACGTCGTGGCCGAGCGGATTGCCGCGTTGGCGGGTGAAGAACCGCGCGACGTCGCCTTCCGCATTCATCTGCCAAACAAGAAAGAAGTCGCCATCCGCACGCTCCACTATGCGTTGATGGCTGCCGTTATCGCCGTGTTGCTCGTCGCGTGCGCGAACGTGGCGAACATGCAGCTCGCGCGCGGAATTGCCCGCAGCCGTGAGCTCGCGCTGCGGACGGCGTTGGGTGCGACGCGTGGTCGCATCATCGCGCACCTGCTTATCGAGTCGCTGATGCTCGCGGGGATCGGTCTCGGACTCGGATTGGCGCTGACGTTCGCCGGCAATGCGTTGCTTCGCGCATCCATCCCGCCCAGTGTCGGTGAATACATCGTCGAGCCGCGCATGAGTTGGCGCGTGCTGCTCTTCGCGATCGGCGCAACGATGGCGTGCATTCTCATCGTCGGTGTGCTGCCCGCGATCAAGGTTTCGCACGTCGATCCGAATGAGCTGCTGAAGTCGGGCGCCGGCACGGGTGCGACACGACGACATCGGCGCGGATATGGTTTTCTCGTGGTCGCCGAGCTGGCGCTGACTCTCGGATTGTTGAGCGGGGCGACTGTGATGGTTCGCGGCGCGATCCATTCAGCGAGTGCGTGGCTGGGATACGATCCAATGCGCCTGGCGACCGGATATTTCATTCGTCGGCCGGCGCGAAAGGAATACATTCTTCAGTCCGAGTGGCTCTCGTCCGTCGCCCAACGCATGCGTGCGCTGCCTGGCATCGTGAACGCCGCGGCCGACATGTCCGGCTCGTATGCAGGCGGCGGCGCATTGCTCGCGGACTCGAGTGGCGTGCGCGAGTTGATTGTCGCCGGCTATTCATATCACGTCGTTTCACCGTCGTACTTTCGCACGATGGGTCTGCCGATCATCGCGGGCCGAGACTTCCGTGACGGCGAGCGCGATCAACCGGCGATCGTCATCGACGAATACACCGCGCGAAAGTTGTGGCCGAACGCCAATCCCGTTGGTGCGCTCATGAAGCTCGGCAATGCGCGCTCGCAGCGGCCGTTCGTGCGCATCGTCGGCGTCGTGGGTGAGAATGACGAACATGGAAAACCACAGCTGGTGGATCTGAGCGATTTTGGCGCGACGATCGGGTACGTGTACTATCTTCCCGGCCCCGCCGACACGCTGGCCATGGGTCCGTACGGTGTGGCGGCGAGCGTGACCCTGCGGACGTCGCGCAACCCGGCGACGGTCCTGCAGGAGATGCGTACCGCCGGCGTCACGCGCGCCCTCACCATGGATGACGCGATGGGCCTGAGTCGGGGGCGTGAGAGTCGCGGTTTTCTGGCAAAGCTCTTCACGCTGTTCGCCGCGCTTGGTCTGGGACTCGCCGCGTTTGGTGTGTACGGCGTCGTCGCGCATTCGGTGGCCGAGCGCCGGCGCGAGATTGGTGTGCGTATCGCGCTCGGCGCCACGGCGCGCGATGTCCTGCACGCGGTGTTGCGTGAGAGCGTCATCATCGCGCTGCTCGGCGTCGCGCTCGGACTGCTCTTTACGAAGTATGGCGTGATGTTGGTTGCGCAGTTCTCGGCGAACGAGGACATCTTCAACGCCCCACTCTTCGCCGGTGTGGCGCTGTTCCTCGCGTCGGCAGCCGCGGCGAGTGCGTTGGTTCCCGCGATGCGTGCGACGCGTGTCGATCCCACCGAATCCCTGCGGAGCGAATGA
- a CDS encoding 2-oxoglutarate dehydrogenase E1 component, whose amino-acid sequence MLPISSVYNDGYIAEQYDAYRRDPNSVDESWRQFFRFAEQIGGRGGAATGVDGSLLRKAAAAASLISAIKSFGHLAVQIDPLGSPPPGAAELKPEFHGITEADLQDIPATALGYDTGTAADVVQRMRDLYCGAIGFEFEHLSEEAEREWFRSTIESGAATEPLSPDEKKTLLQRLTEVDGLERFLGLAYVSVKRFSIEGVDALVPMLDEAIAQGAQKGARHIVIGMAHRGRLNVLTNVMGKTYRALFEEFEGRHPATNAESDTGDVKYHKGYRGAREVQGAGTISIELVPNPSHLEVVNPVVGGVARARQRVEGGAPNARDEASVLPIVVHGDASFPGEGVVAETLNMSLLRGYRVGGTLHVIANNQVGFTTDPIDARSTHYASDLAKGFEIPVVHVNGDDAESCVQAVRLAVAYRHRFNKDFLIDLVGYRRHGHNEADQPAFTQPLMYKLISEHPTPREVFGARLVRERIVTEDDVSGADKALKDRFQAIYQEMKKADAADTHNDEQAPSPSMPNVETAVRAEKLVALNEQLLSWPSTFKLHPTMQRTLPRRRDAISKGGIDWGHAEALAFASLLTDGVSVRITGQDAERGTFSHRQAVLHDVNTGELVTPLQNLPQASGAFEVYNSPLSETAVLGFEYGFSIAAPDELVLWEAQYGDFANVAQPIVDQFISAGRAKWRQESGLAMLLPHGYEGQGPEHSSARLERYLQLSAEDNMTVAYPSTPAQYFHMLRRQAMRRPRKPLVLMQPKSLLRMPEAASKLEDLTNGSFRPVIDDPIASQNRDAVQRMVFCTGKIYYDLTSGGDRPPNVAIVRVEELAPWPREIGDLVDQYPNVEEVVWAQEEPKNMGAWTYVQPRLRASIGTVTTLRYVGRPERSSPAEGYKASHDEEQARIVKEARTYTPSASSRKKAGVARG is encoded by the coding sequence ATGTTGCCCATCTCCAGCGTCTACAACGACGGCTACATCGCCGAGCAGTATGACGCGTACCGACGCGATCCCAACTCCGTCGATGAGTCCTGGCGCCAGTTCTTCCGCTTCGCCGAGCAGATCGGCGGACGCGGCGGTGCGGCGACGGGCGTCGACGGATCACTGCTGCGGAAAGCGGCCGCCGCGGCGTCGTTGATCAGTGCCATCAAGAGCTTCGGCCACCTCGCCGTGCAGATCGATCCGCTCGGATCGCCGCCGCCCGGCGCGGCCGAGCTCAAGCCAGAATTCCACGGCATCACCGAAGCCGATTTGCAGGACATTCCGGCGACGGCACTCGGCTATGACACGGGGACGGCGGCCGACGTCGTGCAGCGTATGCGCGATCTGTACTGCGGCGCCATCGGCTTCGAGTTCGAGCACCTGAGCGAAGAAGCGGAGCGCGAGTGGTTCCGCTCGACGATCGAGTCGGGCGCCGCGACCGAGCCGCTCTCACCCGACGAGAAGAAGACGCTCCTTCAGCGCCTCACCGAAGTCGACGGGCTCGAGCGCTTCCTCGGTCTCGCCTACGTGAGCGTGAAGCGGTTCTCGATCGAGGGCGTGGACGCGCTCGTACCGATGCTCGACGAGGCGATCGCGCAGGGCGCGCAGAAGGGCGCGCGGCACATCGTGATCGGCATGGCGCATCGCGGTCGTCTCAACGTGCTCACGAACGTCATGGGCAAGACGTACCGCGCGCTGTTCGAGGAGTTCGAGGGACGGCATCCGGCAACGAACGCCGAGAGCGACACGGGCGACGTGAAGTATCACAAGGGATATCGCGGGGCCCGCGAGGTGCAGGGTGCGGGAACGATCTCGATCGAGCTGGTGCCCAACCCCAGCCATTTGGAAGTTGTGAATCCCGTGGTCGGTGGCGTCGCGCGGGCACGGCAGCGCGTCGAGGGCGGCGCGCCAAACGCGCGCGACGAGGCGAGCGTCCTGCCGATCGTCGTGCACGGCGACGCGTCATTCCCCGGCGAGGGCGTCGTTGCGGAAACACTCAACATGTCGCTGCTGCGCGGCTATCGCGTCGGCGGCACGCTGCACGTCATCGCGAACAATCAGGTCGGCTTCACCACCGATCCGATCGACGCGCGCTCCACGCACTACGCCAGCGATCTGGCCAAGGGTTTCGAGATTCCCGTCGTGCACGTCAACGGCGACGACGCGGAATCCTGTGTGCAAGCGGTGCGATTGGCCGTAGCCTATCGCCATCGCTTTAATAAGGACTTCCTCATCGACCTGGTCGGCTACCGCCGTCACGGGCACAACGAGGCCGATCAGCCGGCGTTCACGCAGCCGCTGATGTACAAGCTGATCTCCGAGCATCCGACGCCGCGCGAGGTATTCGGGGCGCGCCTGGTGCGCGAACGCATCGTCACGGAAGACGACGTCAGCGGCGCCGACAAGGCGCTCAAGGATCGTTTCCAGGCCATCTACCAGGAGATGAAGAAGGCCGACGCGGCGGACACGCACAACGACGAGCAGGCCCCGTCGCCGTCGATGCCCAACGTCGAGACGGCCGTGCGCGCCGAGAAATTGGTGGCGCTGAACGAGCAGCTCCTGAGCTGGCCCTCGACGTTCAAGCTGCACCCGACCATGCAGCGCACGCTGCCGCGCCGGCGCGATGCGATCAGCAAGGGCGGCATCGACTGGGGGCATGCCGAAGCGCTGGCGTTCGCATCGCTGCTCACCGACGGCGTGAGCGTGCGCATCACCGGCCAGGATGCCGAGCGTGGAACGTTTTCGCATCGGCAGGCGGTGCTGCACGACGTGAACACGGGCGAGCTCGTTACGCCGCTCCAGAATTTGCCGCAGGCGAGCGGGGCATTCGAAGTCTATAATAGCCCGCTGTCGGAGACCGCGGTCCTCGGCTTCGAGTACGGCTTCAGCATCGCCGCGCCGGATGAGCTGGTGCTGTGGGAAGCGCAGTACGGCGATTTCGCGAACGTCGCGCAGCCGATCGTCGATCAGTTCATCTCGGCGGGCCGCGCCAAGTGGCGGCAGGAGTCAGGGCTCGCGATGCTGCTGCCACACGGCTACGAAGGGCAGGGGCCGGAGCATTCGAGCGCACGGCTGGAGCGCTATCTGCAACTGTCGGCCGAAGACAACATGACCGTGGCGTATCCATCGACGCCCGCGCAGTACTTTCACATGCTGCGACGTCAGGCCATGCGGCGGCCGCGCAAACCGCTCGTGCTCATGCAGCCGAAATCGCTGCTGCGCATGCCCGAGGCGGCGTCGAAGCTCGAAGATCTCACGAACGGAAGCTTCCGTCCGGTCATCGACGACCCAATCGCTTCACAGAACCGTGATGCCGTGCAGCGCATGGTGTTCTGCACCGGCAAGATCTACTACGATCTGACGTCGGGCGGCGATCGGCCGCCGAACGTCGCGATCGTGCGTGTCGAAGAGCTTGCGCCGTGGCCGCGCGAGATCGGCGATCTCGTCGACCAGTATCCAAACGTCGAAGAAGTGGTGTGGGCGCAGGAAGAGCCGAAGAACATGGGCGCGTGGACGTACGTGCAGCCGCGGCTGCGCGCGTCGATCGGCACGGTGACGACGCTGCGCTACGTCGGCCGGCCGGAGCGATCGAGCCCCGCGGAAGGCTACAAGGCGTCGCACGACGAGGAGCAGGCGCGCATCGTCAAAGAGGCGCGGACCTACACCCCGTCGGCTTCGTCGCGCAAGAAAGCTGGTGTTGCGCGGGGATGA
- a CDS encoding ATP-binding protein yields MTPSEMARHAAKPDQVDILLVDDRAENLLALEAILEPLGQRLVRASSGEDALRCLLEREFAVILLDVQMPGLNGFETAELIKARERTKFTPIIFLTAISKEDEYVYKGYSVGAVDYMFKPFQPAILRSKVQVFVDLYVQQRRIAEQEQRIRDIERQELELQHMNELLQSEARFREIVSSAMDAIIVFDADGKVTLMNGAAERMFGVTTDHAINGPIRRFFPEGLENDTVGALCHTADTVRTQTDTVAVQPHSLTARRANGDTFPIEASISCLDGATGRTYTVIMRDVSERMRQEQALREQATSLAESARELKELNEELHHRQLDLERAMTARSRFYASMSHELRTPINAVLGYSTLLLERIYGPLNDKQAEGIERTQKAARHLLELVNDVLDLSKIEAGKIDLRLQPVEFPSLIEDLFVTVRPLADEHGSALTLDFKPEEPVKIISDPRRLRQILLNLLSNAIKFGGGKPIAVSCVSNDEDGVTVEVHDEGEGISKEDQERIFHEFVQLGKTQLQDGTGLGLPISRRLAQLLRGSLTVDSVVGKGSTFTLRLPQNAEARGGLRLVDQEMPREAADEREAPARAEPSLRAASGELAR; encoded by the coding sequence ATGACACCGAGCGAGATGGCGAGGCACGCGGCCAAGCCCGATCAAGTCGACATTCTGCTCGTCGACGACCGGGCCGAGAACCTCCTGGCGCTCGAAGCCATTCTCGAGCCCCTCGGCCAGCGCCTGGTGCGCGCGTCGAGCGGCGAAGACGCGTTGCGCTGCCTGCTCGAGCGCGAGTTCGCCGTGATCCTGCTCGACGTGCAGATGCCGGGACTCAACGGCTTCGAGACGGCCGAGCTGATCAAGGCGCGCGAACGCACGAAGTTCACGCCGATCATCTTCCTCACGGCGATCAGCAAGGAAGACGAGTACGTCTACAAGGGGTACTCGGTCGGCGCGGTCGACTACATGTTCAAGCCGTTCCAGCCGGCCATTCTGCGCTCGAAGGTTCAGGTGTTCGTCGACCTGTACGTGCAGCAGCGGCGGATTGCCGAGCAGGAGCAGCGCATACGCGACATCGAGCGGCAGGAGCTCGAGCTGCAGCACATGAACGAGCTGCTGCAGTCCGAGGCGCGGTTCCGCGAGATCGTCAGCTCGGCGATGGACGCCATCATCGTGTTCGACGCGGACGGAAAAGTCACGCTGATGAACGGCGCGGCCGAGCGCATGTTCGGCGTGACGACCGACCACGCGATCAACGGGCCGATTCGCCGGTTCTTCCCCGAAGGGCTCGAGAACGACACGGTTGGTGCGCTGTGTCATACCGCGGATACCGTCCGCACGCAGACCGACACGGTGGCGGTGCAGCCGCACTCGCTCACCGCACGCCGCGCGAACGGCGACACGTTCCCGATCGAAGCCTCGATTTCGTGTCTCGACGGAGCGACGGGGCGCACGTACACGGTCATCATGCGCGACGTGTCCGAGCGCATGCGCCAGGAGCAGGCGCTGCGCGAGCAGGCGACGTCGCTGGCCGAGTCGGCGCGCGAGCTCAAGGAGCTGAACGAGGAGCTGCATCACCGGCAGCTCGATCTCGAACGCGCGATGACGGCCCGCAGCCGATTCTACGCGTCGATGAGCCACGAGCTCCGCACGCCGATCAATGCCGTGCTTGGCTATAGCACGCTGTTATTAGAAAGAATCTATGGCCCGCTGAACGACAAGCAGGCCGAGGGCATCGAACGGACGCAGAAGGCGGCGCGGCACCTGCTCGAGCTGGTGAACGACGTGCTCGATCTGTCGAAGATCGAAGCCGGCAAGATCGATCTGCGTCTGCAGCCGGTCGAGTTCCCCTCGCTCATCGAGGATCTCTTCGTCACCGTCCGCCCGCTGGCCGACGAACACGGCTCGGCGCTGACGCTCGACTTCAAGCCCGAAGAGCCGGTCAAGATCATTTCCGATCCGCGCCGCCTGCGGCAGATCCTGCTCAACCTCCTCTCGAACGCCATCAAGTTCGGCGGCGGCAAGCCGATCGCCGTGTCGTGCGTGTCGAACGACGAGGATGGCGTCACCGTCGAGGTGCACGACGAAGGCGAAGGCATCTCGAAGGAAGATCAGGAGCGCATCTTCCACGAATTCGTCCAACTCGGCAAAACCCAGCTGCAGGACGGCACCGGTCTCGGTTTGCCGATCTCGCGCCGCCTGGCGCAGCTACTGCGCGGATCGCTCACCGTCGATTCCGTGGTCGGGAAAGGCAGCACCTTCACGCTGCGGCTGCCGCAGAACGCGGAGGCGCGCGGCGGCCTGCGTCTCGTCGACCAGGAGATGCCGCGCGAAGCCGCCGACGAGCGCGAAGCGCCGGCGCGCGCCGAGCCGAGTCTGCGCGCCGCGAGCGGTGAGCTCGCGCGCTGA
- a CDS encoding protein kinase, giving the protein MAETSTDRTQPLSVARRGGEPTVPLSPPQPTPPPAAPSRATLAPRVGLAWRIFIGTAVVVAVVLVVTLAVASTVASNAADEAVRVGLEQTGQRVSDILTQQRDRLTRLAQLYAAQPSFASTVGGAIVANDSATLFDQASTAADEVGANWTQIIGADGIRLAKSDEPGAEHADLNQSALVSGALEGKPTAGFGVVSDTMLFDAVAVRIGNGALAPVLMAARMITDTVAAGIGRQTGSDIVFYAMTREKKPAIIISPPKFGGLAEVQRGLEGALTEADTGWRMDAHHMMMMSGERREIDLGDRRYVGQHVELLSAAGTEVGGFIALRDRDRELAGYYKLRNTLLLTGAGGLLVAFLLSLAIARQIVRPVRALVGATQRAADGDYDADIPVTSRDEIGTLADAFRRLLADLRDKQALVEFLQSPGGGRTLPIHAVTPTMAAQAMGTPAAVLEPGQTLAVRYEITTVLGVGGMGMVYKATDRELGEVVAVKTLKPELVQQDPSALDRFKSEIRLARRIAHRNVVRTYDLGEVGGVYFITMEFVEGKSLKDLILSRGRLPASVTLPIAKQLCRALQVAHEEGVIHRDIKPQNMVVQPDGVLKVMDFGIARLTQRTSGHTQAGMVVGTPEYMAPEQLFGEEIDERADLYAAGVVIYECLTGRLPHEADTPITLITKVIEERPQSPHELEPDVPVAISDIVMRVLSKNREQRPRGASELHDWLESAATTDARRTASV; this is encoded by the coding sequence ATGGCGGAGACATCTACTGATCGCACGCAGCCGCTGAGCGTCGCGCGGCGCGGCGGGGAACCGACAGTTCCGCTCTCGCCGCCACAACCCACGCCGCCGCCGGCTGCGCCATCGCGCGCCACCCTGGCTCCAAGAGTCGGATTGGCGTGGCGCATCTTCATCGGGACCGCGGTGGTGGTCGCCGTCGTCCTCGTCGTGACGCTCGCGGTTGCGTCGACCGTCGCTTCCAATGCCGCCGATGAAGCGGTGCGCGTGGGCCTCGAGCAAACGGGCCAGCGCGTCAGCGACATTCTCACGCAGCAGCGTGACCGCCTCACTCGGCTCGCCCAACTTTATGCGGCGCAGCCGAGCTTCGCCTCGACCGTCGGCGGCGCGATCGTCGCGAACGATTCGGCGACGCTGTTCGACCAGGCATCCACCGCGGCGGATGAAGTCGGCGCGAACTGGACGCAGATCATCGGCGCCGACGGTATTCGTCTCGCGAAGAGTGACGAGCCGGGCGCGGAGCACGCCGATCTGAATCAGTCGGCGCTCGTGAGCGGCGCGCTCGAAGGCAAGCCGACCGCCGGATTCGGCGTCGTGTCCGACACGATGCTGTTCGACGCCGTCGCGGTGCGCATCGGAAACGGCGCGTTGGCGCCCGTGCTCATGGCCGCGCGAATGATCACCGATACGGTCGCCGCCGGGATCGGCCGGCAGACCGGCAGCGACATCGTGTTTTACGCCATGACGCGGGAGAAGAAGCCGGCGATCATCATCAGTCCACCGAAATTCGGCGGCCTTGCGGAGGTGCAGCGCGGTCTGGAGGGTGCGTTGACCGAGGCGGACACCGGATGGCGGATGGATGCGCACCACATGATGATGATGAGCGGCGAGCGGCGCGAGATCGACCTGGGCGATCGCCGCTACGTCGGCCAGCACGTCGAGCTGCTGAGCGCCGCGGGCACGGAGGTCGGCGGGTTCATCGCGCTGCGCGATCGCGACCGCGAGCTCGCCGGTTATTATAAATTAAGAAATACACTTCTCTTAACAGGCGCGGGCGGCCTGCTGGTGGCGTTCCTGTTGTCGCTGGCGATCGCCCGGCAGATCGTGCGGCCGGTGCGCGCCCTCGTCGGCGCGACGCAGCGCGCCGCGGACGGCGACTACGACGCGGACATTCCCGTCACGAGCCGCGACGAGATCGGAACACTGGCCGACGCGTTCCGGCGTCTGCTCGCCGATCTGCGCGACAAGCAGGCACTCGTCGAGTTTCTCCAGAGCCCGGGGGGTGGACGCACCCTGCCGATTCACGCCGTCACGCCCACGATGGCCGCGCAGGCCATGGGGACTCCTGCGGCGGTGCTCGAGCCGGGACAGACGCTCGCCGTTCGCTACGAGATCACGACAGTGCTGGGTGTCGGCGGCATGGGCATGGTCTACAAAGCCACCGATCGCGAGCTCGGCGAAGTCGTGGCGGTGAAAACGCTCAAACCGGAGCTCGTGCAGCAGGATCCATCCGCGCTCGACCGTTTCAAGAGCGAGATCAGGCTCGCGCGGCGCATCGCGCACCGGAACGTGGTGCGCACGTACGACCTGGGCGAAGTGGGCGGCGTCTACTTCATCACGATGGAATTCGTCGAAGGCAAGTCGCTGAAGGATCTGATTCTGTCTCGCGGACGACTGCCGGCGTCGGTGACGTTACCGATCGCCAAGCAGCTGTGCCGCGCGCTCCAGGTCGCGCACGAAGAGGGCGTCATCCATCGCGACATCAAGCCGCAGAACATGGTCGTGCAGCCGGACGGCGTGCTGAAGGTGATGGACTTCGGGATCGCCCGGCTGACGCAGCGCACCTCCGGCCACACGCAGGCCGGAATGGTCGTCGGCACGCCGGAGTACATGGCGCCCGAGCAGCTGTTCGGCGAAGAGATCGACGAGCGCGCCGATCTCTATGCCGCGGGCGTGGTGATCTACGAGTGTCTCACCGGGCGGCTGCCGCACGAAGCCGACACGCCGATCACGCTCATCACGAAAGTCATCGAGGAGCGCCCGCAGTCGCCGCACGAGCTGGAGCCGGACGTCCCGGTGGCGATTTCTGATATTGTAATGCGAGTTCTCTCAAAGAATCGCGAGCAGCGCCCCCGCGGCGCGAGCGAGCTGCACGATTGGCTGGAGAGCGCCGCGACGACCGACGCGCGACGAACAGCGAGCGTGTGA
- a CDS encoding HAMP domain-containing sensor histidine kinase: MTETPAMLETLCRAGAEQCEGNGAAVMKAAGSEGEVVAAIGALIVARTRRFSLPGSLAREVLRTRDVVSVDNFSESSRPLTKVVPEVAVGPMLLAPLIAHNNILGVIAVTRDIGAEPFAPWQAHRLRVIADYAALALWKSELFDRAQAADRAKSRFLATVSHELRTPLTALAGYEELLVDQVLGPLTESQLDVLERMRSVTQHLAAVIEEVLAFSSLDEGRETVRPTDFLAADLVRAAVAVVEPLARQKHLEFSCSLPAKPIRMTSDVDKIRQILVNLAGNAVKFTDAGSVHLELARRNGDVCFIVRDTGIGIANRDLERLFKPFAQLDTGLTRRHGGTGLGLYISRGLAELLGGRIEVDSEPGKGSAFTLVLPID; the protein is encoded by the coding sequence GTGACCGAAACGCCCGCCATGCTCGAGACGCTCTGCCGAGCGGGCGCCGAGCAGTGCGAGGGAAACGGCGCGGCGGTGATGAAGGCCGCCGGCAGCGAAGGAGAAGTCGTCGCGGCGATCGGAGCGCTGATCGTCGCGCGTACGAGGCGCTTTTCGCTTCCGGGCTCGCTCGCGCGCGAGGTGCTGCGCACCCGCGACGTCGTGTCGGTCGACAACTTCAGCGAATCATCACGCCCGCTGACGAAAGTCGTTCCCGAAGTCGCCGTGGGGCCGATGCTGCTCGCGCCGCTGATCGCCCACAACAACATTCTGGGCGTCATCGCCGTGACGCGGGACATCGGCGCGGAACCGTTCGCGCCGTGGCAGGCTCATCGGCTGCGTGTGATCGCCGACTACGCCGCGCTCGCATTATGGAAGTCGGAGCTGTTCGATCGGGCGCAAGCGGCGGATCGCGCGAAGAGCCGCTTTCTCGCGACGGTTTCGCACGAGCTGCGCACGCCTCTGACCGCGCTCGCGGGTTACGAGGAGCTGCTAGTCGACCAGGTGCTGGGTCCGCTCACCGAAAGTCAGCTGGACGTGCTCGAGCGCATGCGATCGGTCACGCAGCATCTCGCCGCGGTGATCGAAGAGGTACTCGCGTTCTCGAGTCTCGACGAGGGCCGCGAAACGGTTCGGCCCACGGATTTTCTGGCCGCGGATCTCGTGCGCGCCGCGGTCGCCGTCGTCGAGCCGCTCGCGCGGCAGAAGCATCTCGAGTTTTCCTGCTCGCTGCCGGCGAAACCCATCCGCATGACGAGCGACGTGGACAAGATCCGGCAGATCCTCGTCAATCTCGCCGGCAACGCGGTGAAGTTCACCGACGCGGGCTCGGTGCATCTCGAGCTGGCGCGGCGCAACGGCGACGTGTGCTTCATCGTGCGTGATACGGGTATCGGCATCGCGAACCGCGACCTCGAACGGCTGTTCAAGCCGTTCGCGCAGCTCGACACGGGACTCACCCGGCGGCACGGCGGGACGGGGCTCGGACTGTACATCTCGCGCGGCTTGGCCGAGTTGCTCGGCGGGCGGATCGAGGTCGATTCGGAGCCGGGAAAGGGGTCGGCGTTCACGCTGGTGCTGCCGATAGACTGA